In Hippoglossus hippoglossus isolate fHipHip1 chromosome 19, fHipHip1.pri, whole genome shotgun sequence, the DNA window GCCGTTCATACCGTCCCTCCTGTCTCGCTCCCGTGACCCGTCTCTGGACACGCGCTCTCGGTCCCTGGAAGACCTGCGTGACCAGACCAGATGTTCAGAGAGGCAACACCAAGTCCTCATATAGTATCAAATCTTGCCTGTACACGCCTGTCACCAAACAAACCTACAAACTCAATGGTTTATTCTTATAAACAAGTAAAAGATTATTTGATAAAAAGGCTGCAACTGTGactgaaaaaataacacatccAACTGCAATGGAGCTAAAGTCTGTGTGGGCTTGGTGTGAACTCAGTGGGCTTCGTTGTGTACAAACTTGTGTCTGGAGCTCTGCTCGTGGCTGTGACGGTGGCCTCGGCTGCGGGAGCGGGATCGGCTGCGATGccgcctcttcctctccctggaGCGGGAACGGCGCTTGTCTCGTGATGAGGAGCTTGAGCGCCGCCTCCTGCGGTCACGAGAACGGGACCTGATGAGAATGAGAGATAAACCCTGGGAGTTACAAACAGCACTTTTCATCAGAGCAACTCATTTCAAACGTGGACAGATGGTTAAGGCAATGCTCTCACCTCTTTTGCTCTCGGCTTCGTGATCTGGTACTAAGAAATAAGCAGAGAACAAAACCACActtatgtaataaaaaaaaaatacactgaatACAACAAATGAAATTCCATTTAGAATTTTAAATGTCTGCACCCACCTCTTCTTCAGctgttcctctttctccctctcttctcgtCTCTTTAAGCGTTCCTGGTTCCTTTGCTCCTGCTTGTCAACCACAGTTTtctgataaaataaaaccaaacgaCCCATTTAGAAGTTAAACATCTTTATCCAAACCTCTGTGTTTTGATGATCAGCCCAATGTCAATCACAGACATACAGGCAGAAATTTACCTTTAGTTGGTCCAGTTTTTCTCTGATCTGGATGAAGCCAAGGTGAAGCTTCCCACCAAAATGGTCTGCCAGGCGACGGTCGTTGTCATGGAGACCCAGGTAGGCAGAGCATACCTCGCACACCCGAAGCTTCTGCTGCTGAAAGCTGGAGGCTGGCATTGAGTTTCTGTACTCTTcctgaggagacacagacaggaacagACATTGAGTTCTCACAAGATTAATGTATTATGTTAAGAAACAATAGGCGCCACATTCCATTTCCTGCATTCCTCACCTCTGCATCCTTCTTCCTGGTGCGgaccttctccacctcctgcagaACCTTCTGGGCCTCGTCCACGTTTCCCTCGGCTCCAAGCTGCTCAGCCTTGGCCAGGAGCTTTCCTATTTCCTCATTCAGCTCATGAACCTTCTCTGCCTACAACAACAGCCcagaacaacacattttacatcTGGCTATTTCCTgcacaaaacatttaacagcaaATTGAAcagtgcattaaaaaaaaagactataaGTATGAAACTTAGGTGGAAATAAGTTTCACTCTTTCTTCTTAAAACTCTGTTTGCTCACCTTTGCTGCCACCTCAGCACTGATCTCTTCCTGGGTCTCAGCGAGGCGCTTCTTGGCGAGTTCTGTCCTCCGGTCACAGTCGGCAATGAATGACTCCAGGTGGTCCACCGCCTTTCAGAATGAGAAAACTTTCACAGAACGACACTCAGACAGGAAGGCAGCGCGGATTCTTACTTTATAACAAATTTTAAACTATGGGTTATAAATGATGTGCTGATATACAtcatatacatgtataattcatgtgtattttgtgtcCCTGAAGGGGTCACAAGACCAGTATTATCACTTCTCTTCCCTGAGGCTCAGTTTATCATATCTTTTACGGCCTTGGTTGCTCATGGCAACTGCTAATGGGAAATGGGCAAGCTCAACTGTATGTATTATCTTTCCATCTGTTGACTCACTCCATCTCAGCTTACTTGCTTGCTTTTAGGGCGTAATGAATAATACTTCATACAGACCCAGAGAAGAAAAAATTCACATCCTCCACAATATAGATCTGTTAATCCGACATCTTGAGGTAGTGAGAACTGGGATGTGTTGTACGACATTTACAACAGCAAAAAATATCTGGTGATAGCAAGTAGCTCCTCTATCAGTAAGAATGCTGTACAACCTATTTCTCCACAAAAGCAATATGAAATTGACAGTTTTACCGTCAGCATACATGTATTATTAATAGTAGGACATCACTTACATCTAGCTCAAAGAACAGATCTCTGTCCTTGGAGGCAATTTCATAATCTGCCCGAAGTGCGAGGTCATGGATCTTCGTGCACTCTCCCAGGTCCATGCGCTATCAGCAAGACATAAGcacacatgtcacacacacatgaaaatataaatgagtGATGTTAATAATTAAATCATGGTGCATAAACTGTTTTACTTCCTCTTTACAGTAATTTACTGTAAGGAGAATTAATATCCTGTGAGGAGTCAAATGTGCTTTTAAATATTACAGCAtcttaaaatatacatatttgtaCAGTATGTGGAAGCGCAAACCAGAAATGCAGTCAACTCACAGTTCCGGACAGGATGTCATGTGGACAGCAGTTGAGAAGATGACTTTTGCAGACTCGCTCGTCACCGAACTTGACCCTCTGCCTCGTCTCATCGCCTGAAATAATCCAGAAAACCACCAGTGAGAAAGACCTCACATACTTGGTAGCAGGTGCGAGGTTTCCAATGGTTTAGTACATATTACTATACTGCAGTAAAAGAAATTCTGCATATGTTTGTCAATATACCTGCAATTGTGTGAAAAACCAATTCTTAGATATCTGAAGtttcaaatatactttattagTGCAACATTATATTTACCTGCAACTAATGAACTGTTTCTAGTGGACTACGTTTACTTATGTGACAATGCAGAAAGTAGACGTGGTTCTGTGTTTTTACCTCACCTCTGTGTTTACCTTACCCACACCTTGataaaaatgtggaaatattAGAGCCTCTGTTCAGTTTAACTTGTGATCAGGCTCAACGTTCACTATGAATGTGGAGCAACAAAAGATGAAGCCAAGAAGGACACAATGTTACATTTCTTTCCTAGAACTCATTTGGATTACCATGACTTTGTAGCATTTCtattacatatacacacatgagTTGGAAATTGGACTATACAAGAAAGCCTGCTACTAAGACTGTgacagtaaaatgtaaacatgtcagACAAATATTCCAGCAAAGACctttacaaatattaaaaacaaaaaagaaaaaaaagacacaaaagaaatCCAAGGGAAAAAATGGGTTTATACACACTGCGATTTGCACCACATACTGTACCCTTCTGCATCTTCAAGACCTCAGCTGCAGAATTTTAAACCCGCTGTAGAAAAGTATAAATGGGAACAGTTTTCTTGCCCATACCTGTAGTAAGAAGTTGGGAGTCATACACAAGTCAGATCGAAAATGATGTGTGCAAAGTTTTAGTTTTGACTGAATGCAAAAGTTGCCTTCTGAAAAACAAGACGTCGAATCGGAATTTGAGAACTTCTCCTTTTGGCTTCAGTGCAACCAGGCGTCTGGTTGTATAGTTCTACTCCAAATTGTTATTCTAGTGCCACTAAAGATTAACCCATTTGTGTGATTACAAAATGGCTACAATAACTTCCGGAAGGCAAACAAATTGTTTGGATATTCATCATAACAGCTTTAAAAATTATGTGTGACTCACGGCTCGATGAACATGAGGCTTTTCTGCAACTCCTTTGCAGATTGATGTAGGCTGGCAAAGATACACTGAAccttaatgaataaaataaaggggccacaattgTTCAGTTTGTATGCAACAAATGTATGGGAAGAATTTGATATCAATGTCatcacacatacacccacaaACTCACAACACAAAGCAACTCTTACAGTACAAATCGAGTTAACAATTTGTTAAAAGATAATCTAAAAGGGCTGCAGTTTTATTCTATCGTCAGGATGAATCAGCTTTTATTAAATAACATGACAGCAGCAAGCCGTCATGTTCTGCTACAGGAAATCAGACTTGACAGCCGATTCATCTTTTAATGTTTGCATCCAAATGGCAGAACGATAATACTAAAATTATATATTAGCATTAAGAGATAAGAGATTTGCACTTGTCATTTGCACTACATTGGTTGGATCTCATAGACACAagttttaaattattgatattattttttataaattctACGCAACAATGCAATCTGAAGCAGATGGAAAAAATATGAAGACACGGCTATGATCTAATTTTTACACAATTTTAAGTAAAAACAATTCCATTTTAAGTTACTTTTACCTTGTGTACCATGAGTATGTTCTACAACATTATAAATATTGTACTTTCAGTCCCTACAATCTTCTCACAGATGCACACATTACTGATGTGGTTTAgatttttaatataaaacatgcaATCAACTGAAAATATATGATACAATACACTGTTatattcaacaaaataaaagcactgacATTAAAATTCTTCCAGCACCTTGATGTTGTACCTCACATGGTTATAACATTACACAAAAAGGGAGCATTGCAGtgcataataaatgtttttacttaTAATTAAAAAATTGAGTGAGATTATGAATGCAGGTCTAGATCTTGAATAATTTTGGATTATTGGATGTTTTACTAAAATGGACCGGGGGCCCTATAGATGATATTAAATTATAcaacttaaaataataatttagacattttcattctttcatATAGTTTATTTCCTTCATGCAAATATCATGTATATGAACAATTACTATGCTTTACGTGTGCTGCCTTGGAAATGAATGATCTAATTGGTTGCTGTGTATCGTTCAGTGGCGCTAAGCAGCAAAGGTTTCATAACTTAAACAGTAAACATTAGCATTTGCTAACTTAGCGACGAGCTACGTTTAAGGTTTAGTTTCATAGTGACAAAAGCGAAACTAAAATATCTCTAAATTCGTGGATGCAAACATTAAAGTCTAGTGTTAATCCGTTAAAGCGTATCGAGTCTAACTGTGCGGTATTGAACGCAGCCCTCTTTAGTACATCCATTCATGCAGGTCTGTCCATCACACGACAACAGCAGCCAGCCTCAGCGGTGGCTCCATCTTGGCTATGCTAGCTCGGCTAGCATGCTACTGCAACTCACCATCCCTCGCTGTCCCCATCAGCTGGTCGAGCAGAGCCCGCATTTGAGCCTGGGCAGACATCGCTGGGCCTTCCGTCGACGGCGCTATGTACAGGTTAGAAAACAGAGAGCGGCTCCTCGGCGTGTGGCTCAGGTGAAGTATGATAATGTGTTCGTCCAAGCATCACCTCTCGCAGCTTTTCTCGAGTTCGTGGATTCGTCTGTTTCCGTTTCACACAAGGGAAGTGACGAAACAACCAGTGGTTCCGGTGTTCTGCCGAGTTCAGCATGCCCGCCGAGAATGGCATGCACCTCCCGGGAGTGCGCACAGCTAAAGAACTATATAATCTcgtttgttggtgttttttttaaatgatgataatGTTGATCATGAatctaaaaaaatctaaaaaaaatttAGAGTCATCAGTGATTTATGAGACTCAGTTGAAGACGCATCTCCTCGCGGGACGTTGCCAAACTGCCCAACTCAATCAAATTAAGCCTGTTTTAATGTCGTTATTTGTGTTGAAGAGCTGAATGTGAGACTCGATCTGCAGAACTGCTGCCATGTAATGCATACACGGCTATTTCTGCATTATTGACCTGACATCTATACAGTCAAAGATCTAACAAGACTGTTTTGACTCAACATTGAGAACTTCACACATGTAATCTTTTCCTGGCTGAAAAAACAGAGGGATATAAATACAGGTCCAAAATCTGCTTTTCCAAATAATGCATCCTCCTCCCAGGTCTCTTTTCAGACACTTTGTGGTCAAACACTGACACCAGCtgatattttgttgtgtttttactttacattgGGAATTTCACACATCTAACTCAGCAATGAATCAAATACACAACTGTCAAATAATGCATTCACAGTCCAACTTTATTTCTAGAGATCTATAAACACAATGCTTTTTTTAGACGTTTGACTCGATTGTAAAGTGTCAGGTCAATAATGCTGAAATACCTGTGAATACATTACATGTCAGCCGTTCTGCAGATGGAGTCTCACATTCAGCTCTTCAGCACGAAATAAAGACACTTAAATCAGGTTTGATTTGACAGTTTGGGACTTTTCCACATTTGAAAGTCTAATACTGAGTCTAATAAATCATTGATGACTCTAAACATTCATGAACATTATCATCATTAATAAACACCAACAAACGAGATTATACAGTATTTAGTTGCCATAGAGACGATCACGACAGGAAGCgtctttcctctgcagctgtgcGCGCTCCCGCGAGGTGCACGCGATTCTCCGCGCGCGCAGGCGGAACTCGTCACGACACCGGTTAGCAAACGTCAGGGTGAGGGGCGGGCCATAGGTCTGAAACTGACCAATCGTTGGAGCACAAGTGAAGTGACCAATCAAAGCTTCTTCAACTAAATTCTGGATCCTCACGCTGTTTTCCCTGAGTTTGACCTGACAGGCAGCAGCTGGTCCCAGAAGGTGAGTCCCTCTCACTCAGTGTTAGAACTAGGTTTAGGTAACAGGAGGTTTTTGTTATAGGTTGTGTCGTAGATGAGGTTTTGGTCCTTTTAATGTCACTTTAACGGAGGACAGAGCGCCACCTGGCCGACAAATGGAACCGGTTCAGACCCGTGTGTGCTTTGTTTACTTAGGTTGACAGgcctcagcgtgtgtgtgtgtgtgtgtgttagcgcCGCTGATCACAGGACGACGCAGAGGGAATAAGTAAGAACAAACTTTTCTTCAGCCTCTTCTCATTCTTCTCTCAGCTTCACATACCTTGTTTGACCAAGTTCTGAACCAACCGGGTGTGAACTGCGAACTTTAGCTGGCTAACGAAGATAGCTGCACCCAAAAGTAAACCCTCTTCCTGGGGCTACTCGGCTAACCTGGCACGTTGTGTGTTCACTTGGGGACATTTGGCAGCGGAACTTCAACTTAAATACACACGTTCAAGTTTTTAATCTACAAGCCACTAGTTCCCGCAAGAATCCCACATGGAGCAATGTGCCCGTGGCTGCAGAGCAAATACCAGGGTGTGTTAGCTGCTGATTATTCATCATGGGTTTGTTGTTGTCGTGCGGAGAAATCTCTGGAGTGCCGAGCGGGCACCGTCTGAATAGGCCCAGGTCCACAAAGGTtgatgcagcagaaacagctgGACTCTGCTGCCTTCACTGTATGTTCCTGTGCTACATCTGTGAATGCCTGCAGGCCTGTCTCTTTTGATTGCTGGTTATTTCGACCCATGCACGTTTTTAAGTTTACTCCATATTGTGACAGATCAGATGCAAGGGCCTGTCGTGACAGGTAGCTCGTGCATTTTGTTGCCTTTGTTGTCACACCGTTTAAATGCATCTGCCTTTGATGTCACTCATGGCATACGTGAATCACCATTTGGAGTTGGATTtcaatgtcggggcttacgggCACTTGGATGACACGTCTGAAaaagttcaagagtaatgctgaacCGTATattagttaaaaaaaagactggagttattaaaaacctgtgtttttctccagcgaggaaacttttaaaatataaatgcaaggcaagtttatttgtatcgcacaaattcaattcaaagtgctttacataaaatacaaaaggcATCATGACAAATTGTAGAAAGCCACataagacaatacaaaaaaagaagcatGACGATTTGTAAAGTTACATGGTGTTGCTTTACAGTTAACTCTTTCCTGTGTTAGGTGGATCAGTGGCCCAGTAATGCATTGAGGCGACGATGGAGACCACAGACCATGCCACTGAGGGTGACCctctgaagagaggagaggaagcaacagagctgaagaagaagagttgTAAGGAAGTGCTGGGTTTGGCCAAACTGACCCACTGGCGAACTgcggtcttcttcttctccctgttCCTCTGCCTCACCATCGTGTTTGCCTTCTCCTTCGTCCTCCCCTGTCCCGTCAGACCGCAGTATCTCGTTTCCTGGAACAGGACTTTCCCtgaagcaggtgtgtgtttggatgGTGTGCATTTCGCTGCGCGGCAGTGTCTAGAATGTGGGGCTgatttgttctctctctgccacagCAACGTTTGATTTCTTAGCCATTGAAGCTGCGAGTAGCGACAAGGTGCTGGACGTCCTGTTTGTGCTCAAGACGAGAGAATGCGGTGTGAACAACACCTGTGCTGATGCAGGTATGAATGAAATCACGAGGTTGTTGCTCAAACTACATGTTCCTactttgaaatgttgttttgtgtagttcatttacactgtgtgtgttttccaggtcTGCCTTCGCCATGCGTGTTTGTGTTGGCAGTGGATGGGACAGATGGAGAGACCCTGTGGGAGCGTCCACTCCATCCTGAGTTCCACTGGGCCCAGTGCGGTCTGGAGGAAAATACAGGCAGAACCTGGGACTGCCTGCTCTCCCACTCTGACCAGATCACTGCTGTTGACAAACACTCTGGTTTGTGACTCACCACTCTGTCTCTTTGTAAAGGATACTATaaattacataacattttcGATTTCTATCCCCACTAATTTATAgtaatattattcattttatgaTATATAATAAGTTGTCTTTTCACTTCATTAAATTAGTTGGTAATTCTTTAAAAGAGCCATGAAATATTTAACTACCTATGTATAAAtctttttatatgaatattgcAAATTGTTCTAaagttatgtgtttttgtgaacattgtttatttattgcattCACCACAGCGTCCACAGGTCAGATTCATAATAATAAGTGCAGTTACTGCCAAAAGGTAACTTTacagtggtgtgtttgtgtacaggtGAAATAAAGTGGCAGCAGCCTCAGCTCTCTGGTCTGCACAGCACTGTGCCTGTTCTCAGTATCCCAGATCTGGATGGGGACAAGGTCAATGACGTGGCTCTGGTGGGATCGGACAACACACAGGTGAAAATCAGCAGGGTTGTTTATTACAGTGACATTTAATTGCTTCTTTTTGTAACAGAGGCATCAACGTCTGTCCCGGGTGATCTAATCCCAAGTGGACAGCTCCGAGTACATCGGTTCACACCTGGGATTAGAATGAGTCTCCACATGTGTCTTGGATCTCAAATGCATCCTCAGTGCATCTTaagtgcgttcacacctgtacttaaaggctgaccacttgtgattcGATCCCCTGAGATGAATGTTAATACTGAACAGGGCCTCACAGTGCAAATATTAAGTTACATTAtgattctttgtgttttgaatttgtgtagttttgcattttacttGGTGATAATGTACTGATTCATTTCTCAAATATGCAAATAACAAGCTTTGGCAGTGAAACCATCTGTCAATGTTGCACTCAAACAGAATCCAGCCAGTCTCATTGTTTCCCATCATACCTGCAGACTCAGCTGGCGTTCCTCTCAGGGAAGACGGGCGACCAGATCGGCTCCACGGTGTCTCTGAACTCCACAGAGGCGCATCTTCTCCATCGCACCAAAGAGGGTTCTCACTATGTGCTGCTCCAAACAGGTTTGTATAAGAAAACAGCGGGGGCAATCCCAACAGGTTACTACTGCATATCTGTATTCAGACCAGTCAAGTTATGGAAGACGTAGTGATTTCAGTTAAGGTGCTCCTTAGaactaaaacagaaaataacctGAAGTcataagagatttaaaaacaattatcttAATTTATTTAACACACTTGGATGAACTTCACTCTTGattcaaatcaattcaaaacaactttatttgtccctggAGGGCAACTCAAGGGCACATagagcatgtaaaaaaaaaaaagtgcagtaACCTCAAATTAAAGAGTAAGGGTAGTGTATGTGAATGTAAAAGGAAGGTGAACAGGATAACGGCTGTGATGACAGATTTTTAAGAAGGTATTTAAATACTGGAtgataaatactgaatgattaaCGTGATAAAAGTGCATTGAGGTCAGTAATGCAGGTTGTAAAATGATATACAGTTAAAGTAAacaagaatatatatatatatatatatatatacacacacagaaccaggTAGCAGCAGCTGAATCAATACTGTAGCgtatgaaaatatatatgcagcaaataaatatataaacagataATGAGCAGTTAATGTGAATATTGATATGAAGAATATATGTACAGGATCGATAGCACATTTTAgcttatgaataaatatgagaTGGGTGAGTAGAGATGAGTGAGTATGATGTAATTGTGTATTCATTCAGACACTGGCTTGTATGGACTTGCACTATGGAGGATTGCTGCCAAGGCTAAAGAAGGGATTGAGGTCCGCTTAAAGAAGGATAAACACTGGGAGAAAAACGCTAGCAGTGCAACCGGCCTTGTACCCATCTACGAGTGAGAGGAGCCCTCCATTCTACTCTTACTTCACTGAACAACCTGAAATCATTGTGGCTTCCGCCAGAGACTGTGGCTGATATTTCTTTTCCACTCTGTAGGTCTGACTCAGTGAGTCAAGTGgtcagaaaagaagaaagaggtgATCCACCAAACCTGCTGCTTGTGACCAGCACGGACGTGGTGTTGCTAAATGGAAAAACTCGGAAACTACTGTGGAGATTCAATACCAGCTCAGTCCTCAGGTATCacgtctgtctgttttttttatttcacacacaaattagAGCTTAAACAATTTGTAGAagaatggaggaaaaaaaaaaaattagggaggaaaaaaaataataactataaATGTTTTGGTTATGGGCCTAAAATGAATATTGCACTAACAGATAAACATATAATTTAGTAATTGGAAAGCTTTGTCAATGACATTTTTCTGACTTATGTTATGCTGCCAGgtaatcattttaaataatagtTATAAACTCTATGTTAAGAATAAAGTTGCAGAAATAACTAAACTGATAAAAACCACACAACCCAAAGCCAGAATCTTAAAACCTGTTGAAGAAATTGAGTAATTTGTAATATCAGCAATCCTCTAAAACTCCTGTAGATGCATTATGTTCATTAGTTTTGTAATTAAACTACTTACTTTTATTAACGTCAATGTTTCTCCCCTGTGTTCTCATTCATCCAGCGAGCCCTCCTTTGGTCACTTTAACAAAGACGATGTACTTGATGTTGTGGTTGAGGAGGATGTTGGCAACTACACAAAGAGGGTGAGTTgggtttaaaatgttcaaacactGTTGTGATGTCTACAttatctccacttcctctcatgcagtgtttgatttgaatcaTACTTTAACCGCACTACTTTCTGTTTTATATGTAGATAGTAATTCTTGACGGGAAGTCCGGCGTTGTGCTGTGGCAAGTCAGTCTTTTGTCTTGTCCGAATTCACCGAGGCCCACCGCAATACACACCACCAACTCTGTTTCagtctttgtgttttggggCATGATGCCCACAGCGACCAACTCGTCTGTGAGTACACTGCCTTAATGGAAAAGATGTATGTTACAGATTTGTTACAGGAACACAAACCTTCTCAGATTCACAAAACACTGATATGACTCAAATATTTCCTTCCAGATCCCTTTAATGAGTGACCGCCACTCTTACTTGCTG includes these proteins:
- the luc7l gene encoding putative RNA-binding protein Luc7-like 1 isoform X2; this translates as MDLGECTKIHDLALRADYEIASKDRDLFFELDAVDHLESFIADCDRRTELAKKRLAETQEEISAEVAAKAEKVHELNEEIGKLLAKAEQLGAEGNVDEAQKVLQEVEKVRTRKKDAEEEYRNSMPASSFQQQKLRVCEVCSAYLGLHDNDRRLADHFGGKLHLGFIQIREKLDQLKKTVVDKQEQRNQERLKRREEREKEEQLKKSTRSRSREQKRSRSRDRRRRRSSSSSRDKRRSRSRERKRRHRSRSRSRSRGHRHSHEQSSRHKSSRDRERVSRDGSRERDRRDGMNGRSDSRRADDRDMGDL
- the luc7l gene encoding putative RNA-binding protein Luc7-like 1 isoform X1; the protein is MSAQAQMRALLDQLMGTARDGDETRQRVKFGDERVCKSHLLNCCPHDILSGTRMDLGECTKIHDLALRADYEIASKDRDLFFELDAVDHLESFIADCDRRTELAKKRLAETQEEISAEVAAKAEKVHELNEEIGKLLAKAEQLGAEGNVDEAQKVLQEVEKVRTRKKDAEEEYRNSMPASSFQQQKLRVCEVCSAYLGLHDNDRRLADHFGGKLHLGFIQIREKLDQLKKTVVDKQEQRNQERLKRREEREKEEQLKKSTRSRSREQKRSRSRDRRRRRSSSSSRDKRRSRSRERKRRHRSRSRSRSRGHRHSHEQSSRHKSSRDRERVSRDGSRERDRRDGMNGRSDSRRADDRDMGDL
- the fam234a gene encoding protein FAM234A isoform X2; amino-acid sequence: METTDHATEGDPLKRGEEATELKKKSCKEVLGLAKLTHWRTAVFFFSLFLCLTIVFAFSFVLPCPVRPQYLVSWNRTFPEAATFDFLAIEAASSDKVLDVLFVLKTRECGVNNTCADAGLPSPCVFVLAVDGTDGETLWERPLHPEFHWAQCGLEENTGRTWDCLLSHSDQITAVDKHSGEIKWQQPQLSGLHSTVPVLSIPDLDGDKVNDVALVGSDNTQTQLAFLSGKTGDQIGSTVSLNSTEAHLLHRTKEGSHYVLLQTDTGLYGLALWRIAAKAKEGIEVRLKKDKHWEKNASSATGLVPIYESDSVSQVVRKEERGDPPNLLLVTSTDVVLLNGKTRKLLWRFNTSSVLSEPSFGHFNKDDVLDVVVEEDVGNYTKRIVILDGKSGVVLWQVSLLSCPNSPRPTAIHTTNSVSVFVFWGMMPTATNSSIPLMSDRHSYLLLPLYSQVLLESTNVLDHIITFKATLLERGRHAAYFLLTGQEAEGDEDTVVLRKRKLKQDVPHSKVLRIGSGGESESNEDIIEAFQRLRFSEE
- the fam234a gene encoding protein FAM234A isoform X1, producing METTDHATEGDPLKRGEEATELKKKSCKEVLGLAKLTHWRTAVFFFSLFLCLTIVFAFSFVLPCPVRPQYLVSWNRTFPEAATFDFLAIEAASSDKVLDVLFVLKTRECGVNNTCADAGLPSPCVFVLAVDGTDGETLWERPLHPEFHWAQCGLEENTGRTWDCLLSHSDQITAVDKHTGEIKWQQPQLSGLHSTVPVLSIPDLDGDKVNDVALVGSDNTQTQLAFLSGKTGDQIGSTVSLNSTEAHLLHRTKEGSHYVLLQTDTGLYGLALWRIAAKAKEGIEVRLKKDKHWEKNASSATGLVPIYESDSVSQVVRKEERGDPPNLLLVTSTDVVLLNGKTRKLLWRFNTSSVLSEPSFGHFNKDDVLDVVVEEDVGNYTKRIVILDGKSGVVLWQVSLLSCPNSPRPTAIHTTNSVSVFVFWGMMPTATNSSIPLMSDRHSYLLLPLYSQVLLESTNVLDHIITFKATLLERGRHAAYFLLTGQEAEGDEDTVVLRKRKLKQDVPHSKVLRIGSGGESESNEDIIEAFQRLRFSEE